The genome window tcgATGTTTCGTTCAGATTCAAGGTTATATTCTCATTGTTTTCCGAAATGGATGTgttcttttcaatttccacAAACTCGTCAACATATATGGTCTTTTTGGGAGCCTCCACAATTTTTTCAATGACATCGGTGTGCACCTTTTCGTCCAAAACGCGCCAATCGTTAATGCTCGCATCAAATatctaaaatacaaataaaaataacaggATATTAAGCAATAAGATAGTTTAAAGAAGCAAATGTACTTTAATATCAAGTTTTCTACGAAACTTAACGTATGACTTAGCCAAGCGAACTTCACCTTGTTGCCTTGTTACAAGAATTGTTCTTTAAGTAACaaaaaagtttatattattaaacttaGATTCACCTTGTTcgtttttagttatttttttagtGAGACTGATAATAGACTGCTGATAAATTAATGTCATAATTTTTGTGGATCCACCTCTTATTATCAAAAAGTCTTAGTTGTTTTTacgaacagacagacaaaccGACTCTGGcgacaaaccaaaaaattataaacaatatttaatgcaatCGTGTCTCTTCCTTAATTGTGGAATGCCGAAcataatgaatttattatacTCTCAGGAGAGCTTGTCGCGTTTACCTAGTAGTAATGCCTGGGTATCATTAATCACATTCTCGGAGAGTGGACCGTAACACACCCCCGAAATGGTTTCACATACTCATATGCGTAGAAGAACACACCCATGTACCGGGTATCGACTATCCGCTAGCCCCCACTTACCTTTGTCACTTCAGTGGTGGTCGTTATGTTTGCCACATCGGTATTATCTTTTTCGATTTCACGAGCAATGTCATTCGGTACAAAGGCTTTCGTATCAGTGTACGATTTCTCGTCGACGACCGTCCACTTGCCGAGCTTCGTATCGTACACCTTTGTCGTAtatgttgtggttgtggtatTTATGACATCATCGACTATTTCGGGATAGCCCACATCATTAGTGCTGTCCACGGTGCGCTCATCGACCACGCGCCACCTATTGTTGCGTCTGTCGTAGATCTTCTTCTTATATGTCACTTTCGTAGTGCCATCCGAATCCTTACTAACGTAACGCTCAAATGTAGGCGCCTTTTTGTTGGTGGTCCGTGAGGTGCCATCGCTATACTCGCTCCAGGTTTTTGTCTTCACATCGTAGACTTCTTTCTTGGACGACGTTGTCGACTGtttgctggtgctgctgctctgATTGATGGTGCTTTCGCTGACCTGTTTGTTGCTAGACGTTACTCTGTCCACATTCACATCACTAGCACTAACAGCTGTGCTGGCCACTTTATCGTTACGTCGTGTGTCGGTCGTTGATGACGTCGCCGCGTTGGTCGCGTTTGTTGTGGTCGCGACCGGTTCGCGCACCATGCGCTGTGACGacgtcatcgttgtcgttgctgacGATGACGTATCCAAAGCACCCACAGCAGCTGACTTGGCCACGCTCTGAgattcgctgctgctgctgatgatgttaGTATTGCtgacgttgctgctgttgatgtttgtgctgtgactgtgactctgACTGGTATTCATGTTGCTGCTCttgatggtgttggtgttgaTATTcgtgctcttgctgttgctgttgctgctatcgATAGCAACCTGTTCGGCAACATCTACATATTTGCTGctcgacaacgacgacgatgatgtcATACCGGTAGCCGCTCTCTCGCTTGCAATGAGCGTTTCGCttgcgctgttgctgctgctgctgcgctgttgctgttgctgtatctgctgctgctgttgctgtagctgctgctgctgctgactcgAACTGGTTGTCGACTCAAAGTAGCTGGAGCTTGAGCTCGCCTGCTGCTGACTTGACGTTTTTGACGAGGAGGCATACATTTTGGaaatgctgccgctgccactggCAGACGACATTATGACACCgctgctgccaccgccaccagGTGTTGTGATCTCGACCACCTCAATGGGGACAGAGAAGACCGGTTcctttttttcactttcgagCAGATCAATCGATGATATGATCTTCTCGTTGGAATAATCCCTCGAGATCTTGCTAGTGCTGCTACTATGATATAGCTGCTCCGAttgctgtgactgtgactgagaTTTCGATGTGTATGAACTGGAGCTGTAGCTTTTACCCCCCGCAGCAGTTGAGGAGGACGTTGCCAATAGAGTGCCACCACCCCCAGTACTGGTGCTTGGACCAGTCTCTGGTATGCCATAAGAGACTGATTCGTGTTCCATGGAAGTGGagctgctgttggttgttAACGTGGCCATCGCATTTGGCCCCAGTTTTTTGGTTAATTTGGTCGCCGAGGccgttgttgatgttgttgtgctcGATGTTGctggcggcggctgctgctgctgctgctgctgctgcgactgcgacacttgtttctttttattgctttttgaTACCATTTTGCTTGCTATATTTTCACACAGATGAGGTAATCGCTGACTGTGTGTCGTGaaaaatgtgtgtgcttgttgttattttaatgactttaacaaaattatagaTATTTGTTATGGTCTTTTGTTACTCGTACTCGTTTTCGTTTATTTCGCTTtcgttatatatatatgtatgtatgtatatattttcgtTGTTATTAATCACAATTATCGCTTGGTTTGGCACTAAGTTTAACGACTAAATTACGTAGGTGTGTATgaatgtgtatttatttttttgtggtgtCTCCTAATTTCCACGTCGGAATGTCgaaatacttatttttaaatattgttatagtgtgtttgattttgtgttttgttgttgttgttcgtaattttttttgttatacgTATGCGCGAACCATAGTTCAAGTTGAAAATGACAAACGGTGGCACTGTCGTCGCACGCACACACTGACAGACGGCGGCACACTTGATCGTGAGCGGGAGCGTGAGCGTATTGAGCGTAGAGCGGTAACCGAAGCGGCAGTGGGAGCGGGAGCGTAAAAgcttagcacacacacacacttatacacgGCACGGAGAGATAGAGGCACAGCCAGAGATAGAGACAAATACAGAgacgtttttgttttttattttctgatttttttttttttgtagtgttGTTCACTTAGATGCTCAATTGGTGGCAAACTTGTATTTCATATTTCGTATTCGTCGTAGCACTTGAAAGATCAGCAACCGTCGCGAAGCACAACTCAAAACGTACTGATCAACGCTGCTGGTGTCTGGAACCGCTTTCGACCGTATCTGTTGCGCTCTGCcgctagcagcagcagcagcagcagcaacggcagcagcgacagcggcaaaAGCATTCGTGGGCTTTGCGCCAAAGCGTTGGCTGGCTGGTGTACATGTGCGTGCGAGCGAGACGCACACAACGGAGCGATTCGCCTtcacaaaaggcaaaaaagcCAGGCCCGACTTCGGGCCAGACtgaaaaccaacaacaacaacaacaacaccaacagcagcaacagcagcgtaGGTTGCCATTTGAGTTATGTATGCTGGGTGTAACTGTATGTGTGTTCTATGTGTGTGGTTGTGCGGAGAGTTAAAATGCGTAGGTTAGACGCTCAGCAccttcatttttgttgttgttgttgtttttgtgccaCGCAGCGAGTTCAATAAgccaataaatacaaaatgaaaacaacaaaattctgCTCAATTCGAAAGTAGCCAtaaaaaagccaaacaaacagCTGCTTGATGAGCGCTAGCGGCTTTTTTGCACTCTCTTTGCCCTCTCTCATTATTTACCGGACTAAATGCTGCCTATGATGGTTTGATCGGAGATCTGTAGAATTAGCTCAAAGGCCCAAAATTGGCCAGTTTAAGCAgcagtcgtcgtcgttgtctgGCGGATGGATGCACAATTAAACAACAATGTAAAATATCATATATGACATTGTGGAATTAGTCAGCAACatgttttgcatttactttTTCGTCTAGCTTGGCGCTACGTGGGCGCATCCGTGCTTATAACGTTTTTTCTTGAGAAGATTTATGGAATATACTCGTGGCATATGTGCATTGATGCCAAGCTGAAATGAGTCgagttttattaattaattgatttataaCGGCCTTTGGTGGGTGTCAATGAAAAGTGCCCAGACATTCAATATCATAATAATAGTagattaaatatatgtatgtatcccGAAGTTGATATATCCAAAACAAGAACAGTGCAAGCTACTAAACTAGcgtattatatgtatgtgtatataagtATGGCAGGTTGAAGTTTAAACAATTCGACCTCCAAAATGTAAATCTTGTAGAGAAaactaaattcaattgttGCTTAATTCAAAGCGACACTTCCATGACGTCATCTCTCCAAGTCCAAGTCAAGACTCATTTTCATGCGAACCTCTCTCGCTCAATCAAAACTTGTTTGCCAGCCAGCCCCAAGACACACAcgagtaaaaaacaaaaatgaaaataacaaaacaaaaaaacacaaacagacaaacagacaataaaaaagcgagccacaaatgcaaaaataaaaccaaataaacaTAACGAGAGGCAACACAAAAAGTTAGTTAAAAATTCATCGCACAATCGAAGCGACCCGAATTCATCATCCAAATAAATAGATGTAGATGGAAAAGACAAATGCAGAACATGGCAGCAAAATGCAACCAGTTGGAATTTGGTGCACATGCCAATTCAACTCGAGATAGTTATGTACATATACGATTGCGAATATCtgtttatgtattttgtgCAATTAACTAGAGTTCTACagagacacacagagagagatgATGATGACATCTCTTGCCATGTCAGAGATTTTCCTtggaattgaatttgaaatacaGCAATGAAGGCGAGCACGAATACAATTTATGCGCCactcaattaattttaattccaGCAATCGAGAAAAGAAACTAAACcccaaaagcaaataaaacatatcAACTGCCATCATATCaaggtaaaaataaaatgagacCATGTCAAGCCCTTATTTGGGAGAATGCCGAAAATTCGGCATACACTTGTCAGGGAATTGCACTTTTTTGGGTTCCAAAATTGCATGCATAATTTACAGGTACTCTTTATAAGGCATGACGCCccgctctctcttttttttttattaattttttgttgacaGTGACGTCATGCTAGCGACGCCTCACGTAATTGTAGAATAAATACGAGTACATTAAAAAGTCAGTatatttagttaaataattataaacaattcaaATCGCTGAATGAATGTCCAGTAAGTGGCGtttgttaaatacaaattcgAATGCGAAAACATTTGCTACGTGCGTTTCTGAGACTGGTTTGTGGAGCCGTCAATTGGTATGGGCCATATGGTCGAaaggtttttggttttggctaGTGGCTTCGTGACTTCATGTAAAAAACAACACTAATTGTTTTTGCGTTTAGCCCAAAATGATAGCAAGCAggtagtaaaaaaaaaacaggctTGAAAATACCCTGGATTTCATGGTAACAAAACTAAACCTCAACTTACACAATTGTAATGGATCATTAGGAAGTTTCCTGAAAACTTTACTATCTTGTAAAGATAATATCTTGTCTCTCATGAACTAGTACTTATTacgaaaacaaatataatggGTACAAGCTATAAAAATgctaaacatttttgttttatcgcAAACCAAACTGAATGTACACATATTGTGTATCTTATCTAACCTTTTCATGCATTAAACGTTAGCTACCTAACATTCTTGAGAACTTTTTGCCGCCACAGCAAATTCGTTTAGCTAAACTTGTTAtgatacaaatttaataatattacatGCAGTATGTTTGTAAGAAGTATTACTTTATCATTTCCTCGTATGGATTTAACAAGAAACGAGAAAATGTACGATGAATACTGACCAAGTTATTCGCTTGACTGATTCACTATGCAATTCCATTGactcacaacaacaaacaccaGTTGGCTGGTTGGCTTGTTTAATCAGCGgatctataaataaattattaatacatTTGCAAAAAACGCTCGAGTTTTTTGGCAATATTTTTCATTGTCAATGTATTTGTTGCCAAATAGTAGTCTTCTTATCTTTTAGCCGGTTTCGTGTATTGTTGAATCttttttgcacaatttttgcaattatgtATGACATTAATTCGAACATACTGATAACTAACACCAAAGTATATGCAACGGAAAAGGTTAGATAATTGGCAAAAAAACTTACCATCTGGTTTCAGACTCGATTAGAAGGAATATTCCGTTCAGAGTCTTCCTTGATAGAGATTAAATAGAACATCTTTGAGGATACAGTtacacatttcattttctttttattattcatagTCGTATTTTCTTTAAGGCttacatattaaaatatacgcTTAATTTTAGGCTCATCTATTTATCGGATTATGTTATCGATTTACTTTTGCATTCCTAGGTATAAGGTATAATAAGTTCGTATTATTTTTACAGTTTGATAATAGATTTGTTGTTCGCCACAAAAAGCGTGCATTGATTGATGGAACTGCAACTGTGAACGTTatgtgtagtgtgtgtgtgtgtgtttgtgtgtctatAAGCAAATCGTTTAAAAAATTTTGCCCAATTTGTCGTGTGTTGTGGTTGTCTACAATTTGTTATACAACTTGTGTAACTTACAGCTACAGATATACCTAATTGTATAGAATTCTCTTGTATTCATATTTTCCTTCCTTATTTGCCATTCAATTgttctttttgctgctgttttcaaattgaatttcagtttcggattttagttttctttagTTATTGTGCCAGGCACCTACTCCAAGTTACGTCGGCGATGTGGGCGTCCGCCTTAACGAACCGGCTATACTTGAAATATACTCtttgcttttcctttttccttCGTTAGACCTGTTTTTCATTGACTTATAGCATACGTGTATTTTGTAGTTACagttgcaacatgcaacatgttgaatttaacttgatttTTGCTTCATTTCTATATGTACAAATCTTGAAATATTGTTGGACAAACGCCCACGATGATGTCCAGCCATTAAGAGGACGTTCTCATTGGGTTGCTTTacgtatttaataataatattattgttattattgttgttattatattttatatgtctAGATCTAAAcatagttgtagttgttgttgttgttgatgcttatttatttactcttGTTAATATGTATACACAGTTTACAGTTAGGCGATATATGTATGCTTACATCTAGCgttatatatgtgtgtgtgtgtaagtgtatcattattatagtatttaaaatgtttcaattgaaaaattattggGTAAAAACTTTGCAACTTATCGAGGTTGTTGTTTTAGATGCGACCAACACATCACAAAAATTAACAGGAGTTACAGTTAcattatgtattttgtataaatgtatttttgatGTACatctgtatttatatatatagagtatatatgtgttgtatatatacataacatatatatttacgtgtttgttttttgtttgtatataatGCTAGTTAACTATTTAGTTGTCTAGGTGTTTCATTTATATCTAAACGGTAACTAAATTATTACAACTAAGGGAATCGCTTATTTCATACATTCTCATTTATCTCTGCTCTGTGTGTGCTTAGCTGTGttttgtgggtgtgtgtgtgtgtggtttcgTGGCCTGCAAAAAAAGCTGCCCTGGTTCATACAATTATTgttatctatatatttattattatttatatatatatatatgcttgtgtgcgtgggtgggtgtacatatgtatgtgtgtgtgtggtgtatGTGTCTTGTCTGTTTGGAGAGCAACCTATCAATCGCCTGGCAATTGCCATTGCACGTGGggacttttatttatatttacaaaacaatttaGAAACAAAATGCTCAAAATAATCAttacttcttttttgttgtgtgttgaaTTAACAAGAAAAACGTCTGTCAGCTGTTTGTGATTCTATTGATCCTCCTCTGAATCGCTCGCATCTATTCCGCATGCATTGAaccctgctgctgttgtgccgCCTGCTCCTCCTGCAGGACATTGCGGCAGATTTCATATTTAATCACCTTGCCATGGCCACCGGGCAATATTTGGACTTCAACCTGAGCGGCTTGCTGTccggctgccgctgccgcagctgctgcttgctgttgttgttgctgctgctgttgctgttgcacatCGGCCTCCTGTAAGAAGTGTTCAAAGTCGAGAACTTTAGGATATCTTTTCGACTCAATTTCAAAGCGTCATCATTAACCTCGCTCTCTTCTATGCACTatgcaacaagaaaaaaaatcattatACTAAACTAAAGTACGctcaagcaaaaaaaatatatatcaattgATTGGAATCCAAGACTCACAGCAaagtaattgttattgttgttgttttgggaCAGGTTTAAATGAAGGTACTACAACAAATAGAACAGAAAATTTGGGTATAGACATAAAGAGAATGTACAATTAGAAGACTCAAAGGAAGAACatacaaagagagagagagagagagtgacaCAGGCACAAATCACACGCAAGAGAGACAAGaagacaacaaataataataataataggtACATACATCTAAATACACatgacaacaataataatagtgagataatgttatatatttgattACAAACAATTATCGGTAATTTTGAATAGGTTTGTTCATACACACCTAAAACGCGCACAGTGAAGCCTTTTTTGCGTACGTATTAACGTTTTACTGTAGTAGTATTTGATCTATTTGTTCATATTGTTTATATGGGTTTTATTGGTTTAACGATCAATCATCTTTTCAATATCTGCgacacaaacaacacacacacacacacgcacacaataCACACGCAGCACAACTCTACAAACATGCAAATGTGTGTATCTCATCAGTTAatatttttgtcgattttccatttcttttttgctatttaacaaattctgcgatgtgtgcatgtgcgtgtatgtgattgtgtgtgagtttgtgtgagagagagatagtgttttaagtaattttctttaactttttgttttatattgttCAGTTGATCTGTCGATCGGTTTATTCatattcttttgtttatttagtaAGAAGTAGTTGGTACAACAAGCTGCAAGTATTCGGAGTTAAAAAAAGAGGTAATGcatttatcatattttgttttcttttctcaacatattttcatttcttttgtgtttttgtttttttgtattgttttacATAGATGATAATAAGAACATTGAGTAACGCAATACAAGAGGTGAATGTAGTagatatgtatttatatattgtgtaATTCAATTGCAGTTTTAACTATGGTAACTAAAGTATAAGCTAGACGGAGTTAGATAGAGTTTTTAGCGAAAAGTAGAAAATACCCCGAAACAAAAGTTcttgacagacagacacaaaaGCCTTTAGACTTTCCAACTGTATAAGAAGCATATATagttttattgttgtagttatagttgatgtttttttttcgtttttgttttttttttttgatactCGGTAACAATTGCATAGTTAGTTATTAACTAATTAGATTGCATAACTAAGTGGCAGCTGCTTCCACACAATATAAAACTAAGCTTATAATTACAATCTAAGCAAGATCTTTATcttattgtttttcaattcTTTCTTAATCGTTGTTGATCAAAGCAGTTAAATCGATTTAACGGAATTCATTGAATCAtagagaaaatatatttctaaatatatatatgcatggGGGTGTCGGATtgtgttggttggttggtttttGGAGGGGTTAAAGGCTGAGGCACTAGGCACTTAGCATACCTGTTGCTGCGATATGGCTGGCTTTGTTTCCAAATGCTGGCGCTGATGCAGCATCAGATGATTCTTTTGGAAGAATGCCTTTCCACACTCGCAGACATGAGTGCGCACCGTGCAACCGCCATTGGGATGTCGTCGATTGTGCTGCATTAGGCCGTGCTTGGCAGCGAATCCTTTGCCGCAACTGGCACAGAAATGCGATTTGGGCTTGTTGGCCGGCGATACGGTGACCacatgctgttgctgctgctgttgttgcacatGCTGCAGATGCTGTTGGCCGTGCACTGGCATCGTGGGCACTGCGGTGACAACGGCTTGCGGATGGGTCGAGTTGGCGGCCTGCACCAGCGTGGTCTGTGACATCACCTGACCGGTGGACGATATGATTTGCACGGGCACTGGACTCTGTGCCACCAGATTCGGATTGGCGGTTACCACTGTGCCCGGATTGAGGCTTGCTGTGCTCAAGAAGTGACCTGGTAGCGCTGCTGTCAATGCGCATAAATCTGTCATCAGGCTCTTGTCGCCTGTGTGCAATCTTAAATGCAAGGCAAGCGCCTCGCGACTATTAAACGCGCTTCCACATTCGCTGTAAACATATAAAACAGGTAAGTTTTAGTTATATAGAAATATGAATTTGGTTTAAATCATCTTGACGAACCGGCAAACATATTGTGGACGTGCCACACCATTCGCATCAGTTGTGGAGACGGTGAGCAGCGTTGAGTTTGCTGGATTACTGACAACGGTGATAGTCTGCGGATGTCCGGGGTGATGATGCGGCTGTTGTATCtgcttaaatttcaatttaattaaacttgaCGCTTGCACACAGCTTTCAGAATCGGGGCTATACATACCTGTTGATTGGCTATTATGGTGGCGCTGCTCGTATTGGGATTGACACCATTGTGCGCTGCACGCACATGTTGATGCAGCTCCGCCTTGGTGAGGAAACCCTCGCCGCAGCTTACGCAGGGATGCGCCTGCTCGCCGGTATGTACGCGCCTAAAACCAGAACAACGATTAGTCAATACAATAGAATTggcagcgagagagaaag of Drosophila nasuta strain 15112-1781.00 chromosome 3, ASM2355853v1, whole genome shotgun sequence contains these proteins:
- the LOC132793366 gene encoding gastrula zinc finger protein XlCGF57.1 isoform X16, producing MHFSETDATIKKERPYSCDECGKSFLLKHHLTTHARVHTGGERPHICTHCGKSFAHKHCLNTHLLLHSTDRPYQCQECKKSFTLKHHLLTHSRVHSRERPFVCQECGRAFPLKRHLVTHSKFHAGERPYVCEECGESFAQENHLIMHSRFHGSLNPFVCADCGASFPRKFQLVNHGRIHGKIPHSCTVCGKEFLQKRTLVSHMRRVHTGEQAHPCVSCGEGFLTKAELHQHVRAAHNGVNPNTSSATIIANQQQIQQPHHHPGHPQTITVVSNPANSTLLTVSTTDANGVARPQYVCRECGSAFNSREALALHLRLHTGDKSLMTDLCALTAALPGHFLSTASLNPGTVVTANPNLVAQSPVPVQIISSTGQVMSQTTLVQAANSTHPQAVVTAVPTMPVHGQQHLQHVQQQQQQQHVVTVSPANKPKSHFCASCGKGFAAKHGLMQHNRRHPNGGCTVRTHVCECGKAFFQKNHLMLHQRQHLETKPAISQQQEADVQQQQQQQQQQQAAAAAAAAGQQAAQVEVQILPGGHGKVIKYEICRNVLQEEQAAQQQQGSMHAE
- the LOC132793366 gene encoding gastrula zinc finger protein XlCGF26.1 isoform X15, with amino-acid sequence MCAAQSNPHFSYAWNIADNGNRAAESVLEISPNFNYTVGGESTDATIKKERPYSCDECGKSFLLKHHLTTHARVHTGERPHICTHCGKSFAHKHCLNTHLLLHSTDRPYQCQECKKSFTLKHHLLTHSRVHSRERPFVCQECGRAFPLKRHLVTHSKFHAGERPYVCEECGESFAQENHLIMHSRFHGSLNPFVCADCGASFPRKFQLVNHGRIHGKIPHSCTVCGKEFLQKRTLVSHMRRVHTGEQAHPCVSCGEGFLTKAELHQHVRAAHNGVNPNTSSATIIANQQQIQQPHHHPGHPQTITVVSNPANSTLLTVSTTDANGVARPQYVCRECGSAFNSREALALHLRLHTGDKSLMTDLCALTAALPGHFLSTASLNPGTVVTANPNLVAQSPVPVQIISSTGQVMSQTTLVQAANSTHPQAVVTAVPTMPVHGQQHLQHVQQQQQQQHVVTVSPANKPKSHFCASCGKGFAAKHGLMQHNRRHPNGGCTVRTHVCECGKAFFQKNHLMLHQRQHLETKPAISQQQEADVQQQQQQQQQQQAAAAAAAAGQQAAQVEVQILPGGHGKVIKYEICRNVLQEEQAAQQQQGSMHAE
- the LOC132793366 gene encoding gastrula zinc finger protein XlCGF26.1 isoform X14 — its product is MCAAQSNPHFSYAWNIADNGNRAAESVLEISPNFNYTVGGESTDATIKKERPYSCDECGKSFLLKHHLTTHARVHTGGERPHICTHCGKSFAHKHCLNTHLLLHSTDRPYQCQECKKSFTLKHHLLTHSRVHSRERPFVCQECGRAFPLKRHLVTHSKFHAGERPYVCEECGESFAQENHLIMHSRFHGSLNPFVCADCGASFPRKFQLVNHGRIHGKIPHSCTVCGKEFLQKRTLVSHMRRVHTGEQAHPCVSCGEGFLTKAELHQHVRAAHNGVNPNTSSATIIANQQQIQQPHHHPGHPQTITVVSNPANSTLLTVSTTDANGVARPQYVCRECGSAFNSREALALHLRLHTGDKSLMTDLCALTAALPGHFLSTASLNPGTVVTANPNLVAQSPVPVQIISSTGQVMSQTTLVQAANSTHPQAVVTAVPTMPVHGQQHLQHVQQQQQQQHVVTVSPANKPKSHFCASCGKGFAAKHGLMQHNRRHPNGGCTVRTHVCECGKAFFQKNHLMLHQRQHLETKPAISQQQEADVQQQQQQQQQQQAAAAAAAAGQQAAQVEVQILPGGHGKVIKYEICRNVLQEEQAAQQQQGSMHAE